Within Dictyostelium discoideum AX4 chromosome 4 chromosome, whole genome shotgun sequence, the genomic segment tttttttttaactctATCTTGGTTAATTGTGATTTATGCACAATTTTTTATGTCACCATGAAATTTCAAGATGAACATTGatgaacaattattaatatatatatatatatttcaaCATTTGGATATCATTTTCCTTAAAGCAATAATTCAATCTCAATTCCAAAATTTAGATATCTTaacaaatcaataattattaccaaatacAATTCCACcatcttttattaaattagttCTTTCTGAAGGTTTCGTTAAATCACTTATTCCAACCACTGTAAATTATTCCAATTCCTTTTTATTTCAagttgaatttatttttttaaaatttaaaaataaatctcgGGACAAGAGATAAGGACAATTTTTAGTCTAGGTTTGGGGGAGTCtcaatagaaaataaattaaaataaaaataaaaaaataataataataaaatgaatataaattaatgattCCACCAAcatttttttctaattttgtataattttatttatttattaatttatttatttattaatttattaatttatttattttttttttttttttttttttttttatttttttttttttttatttattaatttggtttttttttttttttttttttgtctgGTGATAGGACTTGCTTTATGtttatgaaatttttttttcagtttcaAATTTTGAATGATTAATATATGGTGtaatttttgtattttttgtaTATCTAAGTGACAAAACTATTTCTTTACTAGATAATTGTTTGGAAAATTTATATTCTGATTCTAGAAATGAAAGGAAtgtattaaaatcatcatcttGATCAAATTTTGAATAGGTTGaaagtttaattaataaaaacatatATTGATAATCCTTGAATTTACTTTGAATTATTCTAACTATTTgtgatttttgtttttcttttggtttttttattgatgcCGATGGTAATTgcaattgtttttgttgatttgaCATTATCGAAagtgattttttatttataattgaatttttatacatatgtaataaatttattaaattccaATTCTttctataattattattctcCATTTgttcaatctcttttttatataatcttTTAACGTATTTCTCTGatttattatgatttttaaaattacaaattgatTTTACTAAATCATCAATTTGTTTTGTTCTGATTGTTTCAATATAGTTATCATCTGATTCTGACTCTGAATCTGATTCAAAATCtgattcttcttcttcttcttgtccATCTAATCTCTcttcatttaaatcaaaagaatAATCTTCttgttcattttcatttcctTTATAATGTTCAATTTGATTtccattattttattttgctTCAAAATTGGATGAATTATCAAACTGAGAATatcattgattttgaatgtataaataaaatgagacTTAATTGGAATATTTATAAAGAAGAGGAAATTATGGAAGTTATGAACATGTTggaatctaaaaataatttaaaattattatcaatccAAGAGAATTATTCCTCAACTACAAAAGTATCATCGGTATTGGGCGATTCTGATATTGGAAGACAAATTAGCTTTTTTGATCATATCAATTCCTTTTCTCAAAATGCTATTAAATCCCACATTCCAggtgattaaaaaaatagagatTCCATAttccaaatttttaaataaagatttataaaataCCTAACAGAAAAtccaattaaaaactttGATATTATAATCAGTTACTGTATGATatcattacaaaaaaaatgttaaaggTATTTTAGTTCTCAAATTATCTATGATCAtttatttggaaaaaataagataaaaaaataaatgaaaaaattaaaattaaaaagaaaaaaaatgagaaaaCATTGGAcccaaataattaaattactatttttttttttttttttttttttttttatatgtataaatatattatataaatacatatgtataaatatatttaaattttatttttctttttttttttatattattttgcttttttttttcttttttttttttttttttttttttcttttcttttgtttaTTCCTATCAgtagattatttttattaattattattatttattaaaatataataaatttgttattggtttttttttttttattcggCATTTGTTGAAGGAACTGATTCTTGAACAACAGTTGTAGTACTACTAGTTACAGTAGTTGATTCTTCTTTTGTAGTTACAATGGTAGTAGCAGGAGTGACAGGGGCAGCAACAGGttgtttattttcattgaaatttatatattgaaCACATTCTTGACTAACCAAAtaagatttaaatgattctaAAAGTTGATCACGAATATTTGGACTTGTATCAGTGGAGAAAACCAAATTACTAATCTTTAAATCGAATGAAAGTATATTTTTACAATCTGcatctaaatttaattgaatgaaCCATTCAAATTCGAAAAAGTCTTTAGATTGAGCGGATCTTGatctttgttttttataatgtCTAATAAATAATGGTTGTGGttcctgttgttgttgttgttgttcttgttgtttttgttcttgttgttcttgttgttcttgtgatgatgataatttttctttttctacaTTTGATGAATCTTCGTttatttcatcaattttatcTAATATtacactattattactattatttatatttgaaattaaaattctcCAACCACCAGCATCCATAAATGGTACACCTTTAGCTATATTGAGAGTGATTTCAATTATGACTGGAGCTATGATTGCTTGATTACAACATTTCAAAACTCTAACCAATTTACTATTGTCAGCATGACAAACCTCATCCAAAAATTTAAGTAACTCTCTCTTGAAATCTGAATCTGGATCTGTTGACATTGGTATGTAGGTTGTGAATTTCTCACGAACATCAGTCTCCAATTCTGATGATTCAATTTGAGCCAATGATACCAAAACATGAAAGATATCTTGAATTTTATTACCATATGCTGATTTCTCTTCTGGAGTTGTTTTATGACCAGTGGTATTAAAAGTGAAAGAAGAGGCTAAACGTGGTAAATCGATGCCGACTGAAGTGGTTGCCAATGGTTTATTGAAAGTTTTTGTGATTTTTAATCTCCAATCTTCATCGACTATATCAGCAGGAGCATTGTATTTCTTTGCCTTACTAACTGGTGGTTCACATTTCAAAGAGAGATCAGCCAACTCATCCATTGATACAGTGTTTATATCTTGAAGTTGAATGAAAAGTTTGGTTGGTTTCATTGTGTAAtttctttgttgttgtaaacgTTGAATCTCAACAACGATACCAAAGATTGTACGTAACTTTTCAACATTAACCATTGAACCATCGTTAGAGAAAGTTGGAATCTTTTGATCGATTTGAGATAGAATGGTACGAAGTATAGAGAAATTTGGTACACATGCACTATTGATCGATTGACAAATTACACCAAATGGATTGGTAGCATCTGGTTTTAACCAAACTTGAAGTGATTGTTCCAACTGAGTGATTTTATTCAAAGTTTCCTTTGGTACAGAATCCCAAGTTTGTTGTAAACGTTTGATATGATGGTTGGTTAAGGCAGTATGAATTGAGATGGCAGTATTGAAATTGGCCAAATCTTTACAATTGATAGCGACATCAACTAAGAGATTAATGATTGCAACTCTTTGTGACTTATCTTCGGTTGATAAGATTTCACCCATAGCCCATTGAGCCCAAATAGTTGAACGTTTCAAAGCCAATGATAGGGATGGTGCAGTTTGTGGATCGACTGAACCTTGAACCAATCTAACCCAATCGGATAATCTAACATTGGTGAAGAGATCATAATCGACCAAAGTACATTGTTCAGCGATTTCCATGGCACTAAGGAGACAATTGTTGACGCCACCACCAATACCGCCACTTGTACTACCAATGCCACCTGTTGAAAGTAAGGTATCAGAGAATGAAGCGGAACGAGTACGAGAATGAACACgttttggtaatttaagGAAATCATTGATTGTGGTTCTATGAGAGAGACGACTTGCAAGTTGAGCCTCTAAATGTGGGAAAccttttaatatctttttggAGAGTTCTTTATCCTCACGCATTTCTTTGTAACAATAATCGACCCAAAGTTTAACAGCCTCATTAATGAAACTGGCTTTCTTTGAACGACGATGTTTCTTCCATTTCTTTTTAGTCTCTAAAGTATCTAAATTCTCACGATAGAGTGTGATAAGTTTATCAGCCAATTCGTGTGGTTGAATAAAGAAGAGATGAGTGATAAAGAATGTGAGAGAAAAGTATTTCTCATTGTATGGATAATATTGATCGGTGGCTTTATCAATCAACTTGTCGATTGAACCCTCAGAGATTATCATCTTTCCATCGATATTCTTGTATTTTACATCGGGTTCATTGGTTTTTTCAAATAGAAAAACATAGTTATCAATGATTAATTTGAGGGTTTCAATACCAACTTGAATGTCACTATCGGAACTTGATGTACCTCTGAAAAATTGTGGACCAAATGATTGAGCGATCGATTGAATTGCAATGGCTCTAGTGGTAACAGAATTGCCATTGATATATTTTGAGGTGAAAAATGTTACCAAAATTTGAAGTAATGAACGACGTAGCTGTGATAAAGAATtgattaattgttttaaatcattCAACTTAACTTGGGGATTGGTGATATCATTGATTTCCACTAAATCTCCAAAGAATTTACTATTGAATAATGGTTGTGGTAACTCTGcgaaaaataatatcaacaaaCCTGCTACCACTCTTGGATCaccaataattgaaaaatcaattctTTCAAGATCACTCCTCTTTCTAATTTCTCTTACTGCTGGTTCATTCTCTGCTCCTACAAATACTGAATTAAcatctaatttatttgaatttgataaaactgTTATAGTTTGTGTTAAAATTGCTGGTAAATCACCATCATTTGATAATACTAATTGTGTTAATCTAACACCATAAattcctatttttttttaaaaaaataaaaaaaaaaaaattaaaaaatattaatattaatatcacatattgtatttcatttttttttttttttttttttttttttttttacttactaTATGGTGAATctaaaatttgttgttgttgtggtgaaaCAAAACCTTTTTTAACATCAGTtgaagaattatttttagttaatgcttttttgtttgttttttgttgtttcttttcatctttttctttctttttctttgcagatttctcttttttaataCGATCTTTCTCTTCTTTTGAAAGCTTtactttatcttttttaataccaGTTGAGGATGAAATtgaagttgatgatgaaacAGGTGGTGAAGTTCCAGTTGGAACTTTATTATTCTCTTTTGAATCTCTAATGAATGTTTTTGTTACTGTTCTTGTTAAAGTGGCAccaattgatttctttgcTGGATCTTTCTTATCTTTGGCATCTTTAGTTGGTTTTGTAATTGCTGCAGGTGTTACTGAAGAGGTTGAAATTGATTGAGCAGCACGTTgttgtgatggtgatggtggagCTGGTATTGATTGAGTTGTAGCACTGGTAGTAGATGAAGTGGCACTAGTTGTAGTGGTTAATGTAGAGCTTACAACAGTAACATCTTTAGTGTTGATGATGGAATCTGGAGCAACGGTTGTTGTGGAAGCAGCTGAAGTAACATTTGTTGTGGCACTAATTGAAGAGGCAGCAACAGCGGTATTTTCAGATGCTTGATCtggtttttgttgttgtgatgatggttgtggtggttgttgtgaaCCTGTATTACCACCAGTACTGCTATTCAAGTCAATTGGAGCAACTACGGTACCAGAAGAAgtattatcattactattaaCTGATGTTAATGGTGGTGATTCAACTATGGTTGGTGTAAAATCATCTGATCTTCTTGGTGTGGCATTGGAAACTACTTGTAATTCAGTCTCTGATTCTTCATCGGTATATTCATCTGATTCTTCCTCTGATGAATCTGATTCTTCCTCTGAAGAGTCTGATTCTTCATCAGCAACGACAACACCACCTGTTGATGGTgtggtagttgttgttgttgttgttactcGTTGTGGAGAGGTTGTAATTACACCATTTATCTTTGGTATAATCTCACAACTGATACTTCTAGATCTTCTATAGTCTCTTGGTGTTGTGCCAGAGTCATCGACTACTGCAATTGTTTCACCACCATATTTAATCTCTAATTGATTAGCCTGTAAAACAGTCTCTGTTGTAGTGGTTGTAGTTgaggtagtggtggtggttgttgtagttgtggttgttgttacTGCTGCTGCTGTAGTCTCAGTATCAGTATCATTTGATGGTGTAGATGGTGAagattgtttttgttgttgttgttgttgttgttgttctccTTCATCATCTTGTCCAACAGGAGTTAATGGTGGTGATTCAACAGGTGGTTTAATCAATAGATCACTACTTGTACTCTTtcttaaaatatttgttaaATCAATAGTTTGTCTTGCATTACGTCTTGCATTATATCTCTCTGTttctttttgtaattgtaCTGCCTTTTGTTTCCAAAAACCAAATGCTTCTGTTACATTTTGTTCATCCCATTCTTTTTGTGTTGAACTATCTTGTCTAGTTaaaaaattactattattattattattaccattattattattattattattattattgttattattattattactgtttaaattattattattattattgctattatttaaattattattattattattattactattattattattattattattactattattattattactactaatGAATGTACTATTACCACTGCCAATATTGATTTCTTGTTCTGttggtggtggaggtggtgcAGGTGGTGCTAATAATGGGAAtgaattaatcttttttgaAGGCGCAACAACTTTAGTGCCTTGAAAATTAGTTGAtatattctttttctctACTGATTTCCAAAAGTTTAATGCTGAAAATGATTCTGAATTTAAATctgtcattttattattattatctttattattgctatttgtatttttgttattgtttttatttatttatttattttatatttatataatacaGAATctctttaaatatatatatattatatatatacaatatattatgtatatatattctttatattatacaaagaatttttttttttttttatttggttctttttttttattttttttttttttatttttttttataatataaatctttttttttttattcaagaaaaaaaaaaaaaaaaaaaaaaaaaaattgaaaaataattattaataaatgaacaATTGTggctattttttaaaattttaatcaaataaaattttattataataaaaaaaataattacatttaaatttttttttttttttttttttttttttttttttttttaaaaaaaagttatttataaatacacACAAACATctatacaattaaaaataaataaataaaatagttcGTTGATATTgtcttttatttaatttttttttggttgtcccttttttttttttatttaaattttattttttttttttgggaaaaaaaaaaaaaaaaaaaaaaaaaaaaaaaaggttttcatttttttattttttttttttttttattttttttttttttctcaacccaaaatttttatcataatttaaaaaaaaaaaaaaaaaatgtcatgattttttaatttttatttttatttttatttttatttttttttttttttttttttttttttctttttttttctttttNNNNNNNNNNNNNNNNNNNNNNNNNNNNNNNNNNNNNNNNNNNNNNNNNNNNNNNNNNNNNNNNNNNNNNNNNNNNNNNNNNNNNNNNNNNNNNNNNNNNtttttttttttttttttttttttttctttggatattaaaaaacgttttttttttttttttttttttttttttttttttttttttttttttttttttttttttttttttttttttttttttttcaaaaaggtaaaaaaaaaaagtggtttttaattaaatcggTTTTGAGATAACATGTTAGGGAAAGAAATTTTGGggtaaaaaaattttggttgGAAGGTTTCAAACTAATTGggcccaaaaaaaaaaaaaaaaaaaaaacttttttttttttttccagggGGGGGAAAACCATTTAAtgaaaggtttttttttttttcaaaccttttttttttaaaattttttgaaatttggggttttttttttttttttttttttttttttttttttttttttttttttttggaaaaagcaactaaaaaaaaaaaggtgaggaaaaaaaaaaaaaaaataaaaactgaaatttcatttttgcTGTAGTTCATTTATGACCAAAGTAAACAGAAAAagaatatatatttttgaatATGGCCAACGCACCAACAAACTCACGTGGTgcgaaaattttttttttttttttttaaaatttattattttaatttaatggATTTCAAGACTTGagttgattattaatttcaattacaattttacCAAATGAACCTTTATTAACATGTTTAAAAGCATTTATTGCAtcattgaaattataaactgtgtatcaattaattttcaatGAAATCTTCACGAGGAGCCACAGACCATGAATATTGATTCTTTATAGATGAGATCATAAATGTTAATgtcaacttttaaaaaaccaattgaatAGATATGACCTTGTGGTCTTGGTACATGAATggctttattaaaataatcacCACCAACCACATCAACTACATGATCAACATCTTGACCATTTGTCAACTCCATTATATTTCTTCACTATGCTAATCCATATATTCAGCCAATCCATCCCCATCGATAGGTCCACCAAGAAAGTATTGATCCTCTTGTTTTTTCTCATCTCTAAATTGCCAATGTGAACAGAAATGTGTTAAAACtctatcatttattttaaaattttaacatttttaccAATCTTTGTAACATATATCCACAACAATCACTTGCTAGAATTAATCCAATTTATATCTTGGTTCATATTCTcctaataaaattattgaattatagagtaatttaatgaaattgatgatatttttaataaaacttgattttcttttggtAACCAATTCTAGAattgaaatttctttttgttttaatcCTGAAAATCCATTTTCATATGATTCAATAACCCATgctttcatcattttttttttttttttttttttaaattattgttgGAATTATTGctgtaataatttaaaataaaaaaaaaaaaaaaaaaaatagtggtTTTTTCACCCACTGGATCTTTTGTTGAACATTCAATGTAtgttattactttttttttttattattgttattattattattatttttttttttttatttttgaaaataaacagAGATtctctaaaaaaaataataataatataaaaaaaaattaaaaaaattaagtacCACCAAAGATAAATGTGTAATTGATTAACCCATCATGATTTTCTGTCCAAAAcacaaatcaattttttttatttttttatatttattttttttatttttttatatttattttttttattttttttttcacctttttttttttttgttgtttcatttttttttatttttcttttgacctttttttttttttaaattattttttctcaagatttttaatttatctactttttttttttttttttttttaaacacacAGATTCATAACGcgtaaaatatatataaaaaaaaaaatacccccttttttttttttaacacacAACAtatcttttcaattttaattattaaataaaaaataaaaaataaaaaataaatggaaaaaaaaagaactttAAGTGTaaatagtggtaataatgagttaataccaccacaaccaccttCTTCcccaaaaacaaaaaacagtttaaataatattgaaaataacgaatgtaataataataataataataataataataataataataataatagtaatagtaataatttgaataatagtaataataataatattaatacctCATCAAACAGCATTAATAGTTCAAATAGTATCAATAATagtattgataatattgataataaagataacCATCAACAAAAATACTATTTACCACCATCAAAAATGAATTCATCACAAGAATTTCAAAGTTATTTAActccaaataaaaataacaataatagaaacaacaataatagaaataacaataataataataacaataataataataatgaaggaACAATTCAAAACTTTACATCAAGAATGcttaattcaattataatgTATATGATCAGACCATTTTTAGTTGGTGCATCTGCTTCATTTGGAATCAGTATTGGTATGTTTTATTTCTCCCCCTTCCCTCCTTCCTTCCTTccttcatcaccatcataataattttaataataataatattaataataattataatcatcATATATTTATGAATTTATCtaaccattatttaaattatttaggaTATGTTCTTTTCGACTTTTGCcacaataaattaaaattgaaatggGAAGGCAAATAAACTCtccttttctttatttttatttttactctttttctttatatatataataaaatatataaaa encodes:
- the gflB gene encoding RasGEF domain-containing protein; the protein is MTDLNSESFSALNFWKSVEKKNISTNFQGTKVVAPSKKINSFPLLAPPAPPPPPTEQEINIGSGNSTFISSNNNNSNNNNNNNSNNNNNNNLNNSNNNNNNLNSNNNNNNNNNNNNNNGNNNNNSNFLTRQDSSTQKEWDEQNVTEAFGFWKQKAVQLQKETERYNARRNARQTIDLTNILRKSTSSDLLIKPPVESPPLTPVGQDDEGEQQQQQQQQKQSSPSTPSNDTDTETTAAAVTTTTTTTTTTTTSTTTTTTETVLQANQLEIKYGGETIAVVDDSGTTPRDYRRSRSISCEIIPKINGVITTSPQRVTTTTTTTTPSTGGVVVADEESDSSEEESDSSEEESDEYTDEESETELQVVSNATPRRSDDFTPTIVESPPLTSVNSNDNTSSGTVVAPIDLNSSTGGNTGSQQPPQPSSQQQKPDQASENTAVAASSISATTNVTSAASTTTVAPDSIINTKDVTVVSSTLTTTTSATSSTTSATTQSIPAPPSPSQQRAAQSISTSSVTPAAITKPTKDAKDKKDPAKKSIGATLTRTVTKTFIRDSKENNKVPTGTSPPVSSSTSISSSTGIKKDKVKLSKEEKDRIKKEKSAKKKKEKDEKKQQKTNKKALTKNNSSTDVKKGFVSPQQQQILDSPYRIYGVRLTQLVLSNDGDLPAILTQTITVLSNSNKLDVNSVFVGAENEPAVREIRKRSDLERIDFSIIGDPRVVAGLLILFFAELPQPLFNSKFFGDLVEINDITNPQVKLNDLKQLINSLSQLRRSLLQILVTFFTSKYINGNSVTTRAIAIQSIAQSFGPQFFRGTSSSDSDIQVGIETLKLIIDNYVFLFEKTNEPDVKYKNIDGKMIISEGSIDKLIDKATDQYYPYNEKYFSLTFFITHLFFIQPHELADKLITLYRENLDTLETKKKWKKHRRSKKASFINEAVKLWVDYCYKEMREDKELSKKILKGFPHLEAQLASRLSHRTTINDFLKLPKRVHSRTRSASFSDTLLSTGGIGSTSGGIGGGVNNCLLSAMEIAEQCTLVDYDLFTNVRLSDWVRLVQGSVDPQTAPSLSLALKRSTIWAQWAMGEILSTEDKSQRVAIINLLVDVAINCKDLANFNTAISIHTALTNHHIKRLQQTWDSVPKETLNKITQLEQSLQVWLKPDATNPFGVICQSINSACVPNFSILRTILSQIDQKIPTFSNDGSMVNVEKLRTIFGIVVEIQRLQQQRNYTMKPTKLFIQLQDINTVSMDELADLSLKCEPPVSKAKKYNAPADIVDEDWRLKITKTFNKPLATTSVGIDLPRLASSFTFNTTGHKTTPEEKSAYGNKIQDIFHVLVSLAQIESSELETDVREKFTTYIPMSTDPDSDFKRELLKFLDEVCHADNSKLVRVLKCCNQAIIAPVIIEITLNIAKGVPFMDAGGWRILISNINNSNNSVILDKIDEINEDSSNVEKEKLSSSQEQQEQQEQKQQEQQQQQQEPQPLFIRHYKKQRSRSAQSKDFFEFEWFIQLNLDADCKNILSFDLKISNLVFSTDTSPNIRDQLLESFKSYLVSQECVQYINFNENKQPVAAPVTPATTIVTTKEESTTVTSSTTTVVQESVPSTNAE